In a genomic window of Besnoitia besnoiti strain Bb-Ger1 chromosome XI, whole genome shotgun sequence:
- a CDS encoding hypothetical protein (encoded by transcript BESB_020060), with translation MAAALATAAQRAAGPLSPAVSSRLFSFFRLSRPARAPSTGPALSTDPLERNVPMKEILQPLWVLEPPNFLRRPVWRQFWEAQFANRSFFFFGNAWTSAAAFALFIWWSRVFDPPPKERLDRYWLNSPKFRILSAFHNPGKRPGLKISLMTYEARYCFRGLDHPFTLNEMKDFLYKLREQYLVHKYTGIQFPFVFRQYNRVSTPGTLEVHTAPALQQAPHFHEHAEGAEGYH, from the exons atggcggcggcgctcgcgaccgccgctcagcgggcggcaggccctctgtctcctgccgtttcttctcgccttttctctttttttcgcctctcgcgacCCGCGCGTGCCCCCTCCACAGGCCCTGCCTTGTCGACGGATCCGCTTGAGCGCAACGTCCCGATGAAAGAGATCCTGCAGCCCCTGTGGGTCTTGGAGCCGCCTAACTTCCTCAGGCGCCCGGTCTGGAGACAGTTCTGGGAGGCGCAGTTCGCGAaccgcagcttcttcttcttcggcaaCGCGTGgacgtccgccgcggccttcgccctcttcaTCTGGTGGAGCCGAGTCTTCG ACCCGCCCCCCAAGGAGCGTCTCGATCGCTACTGGCTCAACTCAC CTAAGTTCCGCATTCTTTCGGCGTTTCACAACCCGGGGAAGCGCCCAGGCCTGAAGATCTCGCTGATGACCTACGAGGCGCGCTActgcttccgcggcctcgatCATCCTTTCACCTTGAACGAAATGAAGGACTTCCTCTACAAACTCCGCGAGCAGTACCTGGTTCATAAGTATACCGGCATTCAGTTCCCGTTTGTCTTCCGTCAGTACAACCGCGTCTCCACTCCCGGCACGCTCGAG GTCCACACCGCCCCCGCGCttcagcaggcgccgcactTCCACGAGCACGCTGAGGGCGCTGAGGGTTACCACtaa
- a CDS encoding putative macrophage migration inhibitory factor (encoded by transcript BESB_020050) yields MPNCMIYCPVAASEAQKDALLKDAEKALADAIGKPISYVMVGYVQAGHMRFGGSTEPCAFIQVASIGGLSGSVNNKISAALSSACERHLGVSKNRIFTTFTNKSASEWAMGERTFG; encoded by the exons ATGCCGAACTGCATGATCTACTGCCCCGTTGCGGCCTCCGAGGCCCAGAAGGACGCCTTGCTGAAGGACGCCGAGAAAG cgCTGGCGGACGCGATCGGCAAGCCCATTAGCTACGTCATGGTCGGCTATGTGCAGGCGGGCCACATGCGCTTCGGCGGCAGCACTGAGCCCTGCGCGTTCATTCAAGTCGCCTCCATCGGCGGCCTCAGCGGCTCAGTTAACAACAAAATCTCCGCTGCCCTTTCCTCTGCTTGCGAGCGCCACCTTGGCGTCTCCAAGAACCGCAT CTTCACAACGTTCACCAACAAGAGCGCGTCCGAGTGGGCGATGGGCGAGCGCACCTTCGGCTAA